The following are from one region of the Apteryx mantelli isolate bAptMan1 unplaced genomic scaffold, bAptMan1.hap1 HAP1_SCAFFOLD_63, whole genome shotgun sequence genome:
- the LOC136996640 gene encoding olfactory receptor 12D1-like, protein MDNQTEVRKFILLGLTSLQGLQKFLIVLFLLLYLSTLLGNMAIMIVVVCEPRLHTPMYFFLYNLSCLDIFFSTVTMPRMLAGLLSGHHGISYTGCLSQLHFFYFLGSSEDLLLAVMAYDRFVAICYPLRYTLIMSPRACLQLASATWTTGFLHALMHTVMTSWLHFCGPNHIQHFFCEIKPLVKLACSSSQLNLTLLNIVTGTNAIGPFVFILFSYLYIFSFLRLKVQSKEGRRKAFSTCISHLTVVALLYVPVIFNYVPPSLGNSPRWTMIATLMYNVVTPVLNPLIYTLRNVEGLPSSSSREFPGSIYIGS, encoded by the exons atggataaccagacagaggtgaggaagttcatcctccttggcctgaccagccttcaagggctacagaaattcctgaTCGTGCTATTCTTACTGTTGTACCTGTCTAccctgctggggaatatggcaatcatgattgTGGTGGTATGTGAACCCcggctacacacccccatgtactttttcctctacAACCTCTCCTGTctagatattttcttctccacagttaccATGCCCAGGATGCTGGCTGGGCTCCTCTCGGGGCACCACggcatttcttacactggctgcctaagccagctccacttcttcTACTTCCTGGGAAGCAGCGAAGAtttgcttctggctgtcatggcctatgaccgctttgtggccatctgctaccccctgcgctacaccctgatcatgagcccacgggcctgcctgcagctggcttcAGCCACTTGGActactggcttccttcatgctctgatgcacacagtcatgacctcctggctccatttctgtggccccaaccacatccaaCACTTCTTCTGCGAAATTAAGCCCCTGGTGAAACTGGCCTGCAGtagcagccagctcaacctgaCCCTTCTCAACATCGTCACAGGGACTAATGCAATAGGCCCCTTTGTCTTCATACTCTTTTCTtacctatacattttttccttcctccggctgaaagtccagtccaaggagggaaggaggaaagccttctccacttgcatctcccatctcacagtagtggccttactctatgtccctgttatttttaactatgtgccaccttcctTAGGGAATTCACCCCGCTGGACAATGATAGCCACGCTTATGTATAATGTTGTCACgccagtcctcaatcctttgatctacaccctgaggaatgtggag ggtctcccctcttcctctagcCGGGAATTCCCTGGTAGCATTTACATTGGCTCATAG